CACAAAGCCCCGACTTTCACAAGCTGGGAGATTGGAAACAGAGTTCAAAACAAGATAGTCTTGCTTGTCAAGGTCGGGATAATCGGGACAACTTTTCTGCCGTAAAGTCACAATTTCAATTCACGGATAGTGTTGCCAATAATCTTTTCATAATTCAGACTGCCACGCTCTTTAGATTGCGCTCTCATATCCAACAAATAGTCAAGTACGTTTGCTTTGGATTTATTGGTATTCTGAAATCCGTGCGCATCATTCTATAAATCACTATATTTCAGTTATTTATATTTAATTTTTCATCTCATTCTTTCTCTTTTTCCAAAGCTGATAGCTATTGATAATGTTTTGCCACAGCACATACGATCCCGGAGCAACAGAAGACAACGGATTGAGATAGGTATGTGCCATCCAAATAGCCAGAATTGTATTCTTCTGCCCCAATGCCTGACCGCCACTGATACGGTCATTATAGACAGAGCCGATTGTTTTCCCTAAGAAAAACTGTAAACAACAAGCAACCAAAGCCCCGACTGCAATCATTATTTCGGTAAAGCCGTCCGCAGGGTCATTCAACAGCGAATACAACGTTTGGGCTGTAACAATAGCCAGAGAGACTGCCCACAAATAGAAAGCAAGTTCATGATAGCCCAACAGCTTCTGATGCACTTTCGGCAGACATTTGCCCAACAGCCACGCAGCCAGAAAAGGACAGATCAATAATGGAAATACTTTACTCAATATAACAAAGAACGCTCCCCAAAAACTAACATCGGGATGTACCTCCACCAAAGGGAAAAAAATAGGGACGGCAATAGCTGCTCCAATATTCCCCAGCAATGTGTAAGTAGTCAGACTCGCCGCACTCCCTCCCAATTTGGAAGTAATCACTGCCGCAGCAGTAGCCGTAGGGCAGATAATGCAAACCATGACCCCTTCCGCCACAATTTTATTGAAACGATAAAGCAGCAAGTAAGCAGCCAGCGCCCCCACAATCTGGATCAACAACAGCCATGCATGAAGTGGCTTTGGTTTCAAATCATGCGGAGATACTTTACAAAAAGTGAGCAGCAGCATCGTGAATATGAGATAAGGAGTCAGGAAAGATAGACTGATGAACAAAGGATACCCCACAGCGCCTACCAACATAGCGATAGGTAATGTCCAATTCTTTAAAAACTTAAGCATCGGCGTACATTTTAACTTCGGGGTGCAAAGTAACGGAGATTTCAGGAGAAAAGCTACCTTTAAACCGAAAAAAACACAAAACTTAATGGCAAATAATGAGTTTTCTACAAAATTCTACTACATTTGCAGCGTATTACAGATATGAAACTGAATAGACCATACATATTATATATATGCATTTGCCTCTGGCTACTTTTCCTGCCCTCATGCACCAACCGTTTATGGGGGAAAGATTTTGTCGTAGTCATTGATGCCGGACACGGCGGACACGACCCGGGAGCTATCGGCAAAATCTCTAAAGAGAAGAATATCAACCTGAACGTTGCCCTGAAAGTAGGAAATCTGATAAAAAAGAACTGTGATGATGTCAAACTGATTTATACGCGCAGCAAAGATGTGTTCATTCCTCTGGCACGACGGGCGGAAATCGCAAACAACGCGAAAGCCGATCTTTTCATCTCCATTCACACCAACGCACTGGCAAACAACCGTACAGCAAAAGGTGCTTCTACCTGGACCCTGGGTCTGGCCAAATCAGAAGCCAACCTGGAAGTTGCCAAACGAGAGAATGCCGTAATTCTCTACGAGAGCGACTACGAAACAAGATATGCCGGTTTTAATCCGAATTCTGCAGAATCTTATATCATATTCGAATTTATGCAGGATAAATATATGGAGCAGAGCGTGCATCTGGCTTCACTGGTACAGAAACAATTCCGACATACTTGCAAACGAGTGGACCGGGGCGTGCACCAAGCCGGATTCCTTGTATTAAAAGCAAGTGCCATGCCCAGCATTCTGGTGGAACTAGGATTTATCTCCACTCCCGAGGAAGAACGTTACCTGAACTCGGAAGCAGGTGCCAATACAATGGCGAACGGAATTTACCGT
The nucleotide sequence above comes from Bacteroides caccae. Encoded proteins:
- a CDS encoding transporter; translation: MLKFLKNWTLPIAMLVGAVGYPLFISLSFLTPYLIFTMLLLTFCKVSPHDLKPKPLHAWLLLIQIVGALAAYLLLYRFNKIVAEGVMVCIICPTATAAAVITSKLGGSAASLTTYTLLGNIGAAIAVPIFFPLVEVHPDVSFWGAFFVILSKVFPLLICPFLAAWLLGKCLPKVHQKLLGYHELAFYLWAVSLAIVTAQTLYSLLNDPADGFTEIMIAVGALVACCLQFFLGKTIGSVYNDRISGGQALGQKNTILAIWMAHTYLNPLSSVAPGSYVLWQNIINSYQLWKKRKNEMKN
- a CDS encoding N-acetylmuramoyl-L-alanine amidase family protein, with translation MKLNRPYILYICICLWLLFLPSCTNRLWGKDFVVVIDAGHGGHDPGAIGKISKEKNINLNVALKVGNLIKKNCDDVKLIYTRSKDVFIPLARRAEIANNAKADLFISIHTNALANNRTAKGASTWTLGLAKSEANLEVAKRENAVILYESDYETRYAGFNPNSAESYIIFEFMQDKYMEQSVHLASLVQKQFRHTCKRVDRGVHQAGFLVLKASAMPSILVELGFISTPEEERYLNSEAGANTMANGIYRAFLNYKREHELRLTGVSKTIIPAEEQEEKNAPVIAQASPQPAVTAKTTPKRPIVVESATNDSEITFKIQILTSSKPLTKNDKRLKGLKGVDYYKEKGIYKYTYGASADYNKVLRTKRSITAQFKDAFIIAFRNGEKMNVNEAITEFKKRKNK